The following nucleotide sequence is from Branchiostoma lanceolatum isolate klBraLanc5 chromosome 18, klBraLanc5.hap2, whole genome shotgun sequence.
aaaagacaaggttgaaattgggtcaatggaatgacccaaaattctataatgaaaactttccgtcctacgtccgtgcctatgttggtgtacacacgcccttgagagggcaaggttgaaattgggtcaatggaatgacccaattctaaaatgaaaacattccgtttgacgtccgtgcctatatgggtgtacaaacgacattgagaagccaaagttgacATTGGGTCCATGGAAttacccaattctataatcaaagacttttctgtcctacgccgtgcctatgttggtgtacacacgcccttgagaaccCAAGGTTggcattgggtcaatggaatgacccattctataatcaaagacttttctgtcctacgccgtgcctatgctggtgtacacacgcccttgagaaggcaaggttgaaattgagtcaatggaatgacccaattctaaaacttaaacttttccgtcctacgtccgtgcctatatgagtgtacacacgcccttgagaaggcgaggttgacattgggtcaatggaatgacccaattctaaaatgaaaacttttccgtttgacgtccgtacctatatgggtgtacacacgcccttgagaagccaaggttgacattgggtcaatggaatgacccaattctaaaatgaaaacttttccgtttgacgtccgtgcctatgttggtgtacacacgcccttgagaagccaaggttgacattgggtcaatggaatgacccaattctataataaaaacttttccgtcctacgtccgtgcctatgttggtgtacacacgcccttgagaagccaaggttgacattgggtcaatggaatgacccaattcttaaataaaagactttccgtttgacgtccgtgcttatattggtgtacacacgcccttgagaaggcaaggttgaaattgggtcaatggaatgacccaattctaaaatgaatacttttccgtcctacgtccgtgcctgtaGGGGTATGAACACGCCCTTtagaatgcaaggttgaaattggaccAGTATATAGAAACAATCCCTTAAGAGTGCAAAGTTGAAACCGCTTCAAAGGATCGCCACAGTTCGGACATAAAAGAATTGTCCGTCCTAAGTGGGTGTATAAccaacgaggcatatgataaaaaaagtcaatcttcccccacgacctctgcttggaaagtaggttatatggttataaattacacaaaagccactaagagtgcaaaaaacattccgtccttacagtgtacgaccgtaagttcctaacaatgaaaactcacacgtatggaatagaacttacaaacttttccaaacaagagTTTCCCGTCTTAAGTTAGCGGATAGAACCCGCTTAATAATGCAATTCTAAACGTTCTTAAGGAACGCTCTTAGCTATGATTTTCAGGGTATAACAGCTGAAAACAGTGTAAACTAGAAAGAGtgttaggacattatatacaatgccctcgttctattgacgcaatgtcaaccttgccttcttaaacccccgtcacaaatcaagaattcagctcggccgacgtgtcggcgagcttcaaatgggtattttcggccgaaggacggccgacgttctgtcgattatgcgggcttcggtcgatttttagaaatcaaattgatccaaatatgctcgggcgattttgaaattcggcgagctttgggcgatctacgaattcggccgacgctcgcatgaatattgacgccggcttaagggcgtgtgtattcccatataggcacgggcgtcaaagtaaaagttttcattttagaattgggtcattccattgacccaatttcaaccttgctttctcaaggtcgtgtgtgcaacaatgtaggcacggacgtaggacggaaagttttccttttagaattgggtcattaattattccattgacccaatatcaacctcgccttctcaagggcgtgtgtacacccatataggcacggacgtaggtcggaaagttttccttttagaattgggtcatttcattgacccaattttaaccttgctttgtcaagggcgtgtgtacacccatataggtacggacgtcaaacagaattgttttccttttagaattgggtcattccattgacccaatttcaaccttggcttcccAAGGTCatttgtacacccatataggcacggacatcaaacggaaaagttttcattttagaattgggtcattccattgacccaatgtcaacctcgccttctcaagggcgtgtgtaacgttacacccatgtaggcacggacgtaggacgaaaaagttttccttttagaattgggtcatttcattgacccaatttcaaccttgctttctcaaggtcgtgtgtacaacaatgtaggcacggacgtaggacggaaagttttccttttagaattgggtcattaaatattccattgacccaatttcaacctcgccttctcaagggcgtgtgtacaccaacataggtacggacgtcaaacggaaaagttttcattttagaattgggtcattccattgacccaattttcaaccttactttgtcaagggcgtgtgtacacccatataggtacggacgtcaaacagaatagttttccttttagaattggttcattccattgacccaatgtcaaccttggcttcccAAGGTCatttgtacacccatataggcacggacgtcaaacggaaaagttttcattttagaattgggtcattccattgacccaatgtcaacctcgccttctcaagggcgtgtgtaacgttacacccatgtaggcacggacgtaggacgaaaaagttttccttttagaattgggtcatttcattgacccaatttcaaccttgctttctcaaggtcgtgtgtacaacaatgtaggcacggacgtaggacggaaagttttccttttagaattgggtcattaaatattccattgacccaatttcaacctcgccttctcaagggcgtgtgtacacccatataggcacggacgtagggcgaaaagttttccttttagaattgggtcatttcattgacccaatttcaaccttgctttctcaagggcgtgtgtatacccatataggcacaggtgtcaaacgaaaagttttcattttagagttGGGTCATacccaattttaaccttgccttctgaagggcgtgtgtacacccatataggcacagacgtgaaacggaaaagtattgtaagtatgttatagaacacttacgaagttttgctaaagaacagtatcaaacctgtCTTAAGTTGGCGGGTATAACCCGTTTGATAATGCAATCTTAACGTTGTCCATGGAACGGTTTTCAGTTATAATTCGGAGGGTATAAAAGCCAAAAATTTTAACAGTATAACTAGAAAGTGtgccagaacattatatacaatgccatcGTTAACGTTACTTTAAAACGTGTACTACAGTGGGCCGCCTCCTTGCGCGCTTCCCGCCCGAAcacagtcaactgtcatcagaatcaacacgaaacatttcttttgctttgtcttgccaGTATTCTGCCGTCAAGCTGagtgtgacccggaaacagtggagtgtcgccctcaaaccacatgccgcgaaacccccatgtGGTGCGTTCTTGGTCCGGAGTGTAATACTTAAACCATAGGGAAAACCTTGGAAAATGTGTCATCTTTAACTCGAGAAATCTTGCTTCTTGGAGAAGTTAAGATACCCAGCTTTATTGCAGGGGCTTGAGGAACGTCTTGACATTACGAGGACACATCTATATACgtgatttggcctttcgtgcgagaactattgagtttttacgtgaccatgtcttgtgcctcaaatcggcgcgtaacacaGAACAAACCTGTGGTTTTGCCTATGGCTAGAATAAAAACCATCATGAGAAGCTCggcagaaatcacaaatatcgGGCAGGAGTCGGTCTACCTGGTGGCCAGGGCGACGGTGAGTTCTCTGATCATTTGGTTAATGAATTCTAATACTTTGATTAGCATCGTGCATGGAAAAGAGGGAGGGGGCAACATTAAATTACCTAGAAAATCCTTCCAACACGCAAGCACAAGTCAGCAAGAGTTAGATACTTAGAGAGACAATTAATTTGTAACTGAACCAAGCGATAAcaagcaccaagagaccacgtatAGCGAATTATGATAAGCGTaaaaaaggacaacaacaaattatgaatatttaccTAAAAATATGTTACCTGTACTTCAGAACATACGGCATACAGCAAGCTACAGCGTAGATCAAAGATCCCACCTTAAtccctgttttctttattataatTATTTGATAAAGCCTGACTTCATAGACATTCTAAGTTCTTTAAAATAATTTATCACTACCCGTAAATTCTATAGAATagtttttttcaaatatttttttttttttttcaaataaaattgAACAAATTAATGGTAGGTTTGCAGTTGGTTGGAGAAGGAGGGTGTTAGGGGTCTTTCAAATTCACAGTTGGCACACAGAGTGCCATACTAGTACTCTATTCTGCAGACAGAAAATAATGACcaaaaatatataatgtatattagTGAGATGATTTTGCAGTGATGTGGTCAAACAATaactacaaacaaaaaattaaactgCCATGAATATTTGATATCTTCATCTTCATTTAGGATACCCTCTAAAAACCCCTGAAGGGGTATCACTGAGGGGGGGTTAGGCCTGACGGGCTATGGCAGGGCGGCAAGCCTGGCCTTAAAGGCCTCCACTGAAGGGGCTTGTGCGATATGCCccggcagggtattccactccTTAACCGTGCGTGGGAAAAAGGAAAGTCTAAAACAATCAGTACGTGCTGAAGTGAGTTTGTATTTAAGGTTATGGCTAGGCTAGCTTTGGTTTGAATATTTGAGGAAATTCCagagaaaaaaaactgacaCCTGTATCCCTTAGACTTAAATGTTCTCTCTCAAAATGTCTTCTGATCATAATATTTTCCACTGTATCTTGCAGGAGTTGTTCATCCAACACTTGGCTACCGAGGCCTTTAAACAGGACCCAGAGACAACAGACACCCTGGCATACGGAGACCTGGCAGAAGTTGTCAACGATGCAGACAATCTGCAATTTCTCGCTGgtaaaatatgatatttatgtacataattagcATGTCCACATCATGACATGGCACAAGTGGTACACAATCTAGCTATTTCGCAATATCGACTTCTGTGGATCCATGGGCGGGTGTTCGATCCGATTCCAAAGGTCTGCCCCAGCTCCAGTCCGACAAAGTGAGGGattgcatttttcattttggatggtgacttAAACCCGatggccctgtgtatgagggaacCCTCAGGTTTTAAACCTATGCATGTAAAAGACCCCAGAGtaacttacaatgtacattgtatgtaagaGTGACCTGGTATGCTTGTGAGTTGTACTTCAATTTCCCCTCAATTTCTCTACAAGTGCTTGTATGAAGAAAAAAGGATTAATACATTTTGTGTTCTGAGCCCAGAAACAACTAAGATCACTTCATTTTCAGTATATAAAGccttaaataatttttttgtaacaaaCGTTTTGTCTGGTTCAGGGGACTACTAGTAAGAAAGTAAGATATCataaataaaaataattcaaatttgTATGCTTTCTTTGTGTATTCCAATGGAAAGAAGACTCTAGATATTGCaagcatttttcttctttcttttggacATTGCTGAGCTTCTATTCTAAAAATGTATTGTTCTCCAAAACTCTCTCTAGACGTGATCCCAAAGAAGATAGTTGTTCGAGACTACCTCCGAATGGTCAGGCAACAAGAAGAGGAAAAAGAGAAGGCCAAACAACAGAGTCTGCAAGAAGAAAGGGAAGATACAGACTCTTAGTCCTAGATTTAGCCATAATTTGTGAAAATTTTGGACACATTTTGTAGAATCCACCTATCCAATGTTCGCGACGTGATTGAATAACAGTCACCAATAAGCTGTCATCTTTCAGAAATTGACTGGAAAGTCGttgtttttgtacatatttattCTGGTACATTTCCTTTTTCAAGTCCAACAAGGATGTATACGTAGTATCAATGGTTTAATTATGACCACTGtgttttttggcgatgcctaGAGGTAGAGCCTGTGGACTATTATTGTATTTGGTTTGTTCCTGTTGTGACTGTATGTTGTGTCTACATTGAGACTGGGAATTTTCACCAATATATTTTGTTTAGCTTTAACATGTTTTACGATAAGTCtgaaagatacaaaatgtagtgtatCCCTCTTTTAGATTTGTTTATATATAATCCACCAGATTCTTACAATATGAAGATGAAGATACATTCATGGGCTGAATGAACTCAAAGTTACTGCATTTTTGGCGATGCCACAGGGGTGGAGCCTTCTttattacatgttcatgtagagTGATGAATTACAGTAAACTAACTAAAAGAAAATCATAACAGAAAGTAATATTTCttcagaaaaacacaattttacACTTCAGATATTATTGATCTGTGGAAATCAAAGGAAAAATGAAGGAGactttcatgaaaaaaattagtAAATGTTTGTACAAGTTTTGAATAAACTTTATTCTGCATTGTATCCCAGTGCTTTGTGATGCTGTCTTTTGGTCTGACTTGCATAGATTATTCTCCAACATACGAGTTTCCTATATAAATTTTTATACATTTACAACTTATATTTATTAGCGTGATGTCCATCTTATTCTTGATCTAATACGCTTCTCTGATTGCTTTCCTGTTGAATAGCATGTATGGCATGTATTTGTAAAGATCTCACTGAACCTGAGGCACGTTGGCATttttgctgcgtcctaaactggatttgtgttacattGACTTGATtatgagcgctctgtcaaattgcccaatcacagcgaggtcgccaacgtgccacaggtccagtgagataggggcttaagagctctgattggctatGAGTCATGCTAatataggatggattccaggctactactacagtactagtattcacaTTTATACCAGCTTTGGCTCAAGacttagttacatgtatttacaaaatatattctt
It contains:
- the LOC136423948 gene encoding chromatin accessibility complex protein 1-like, whose product is MRSSAEITNIGQESVYLVARATELFIQHLATEAFKQDPETTDTLAYGDLAEVVNDADNLQFLADVIPKKIVVRDYLRMVRQQEEEKEKAKQQSLQEEREDTDS